The Marinilabiliales bacterium sequence ATACCTGCAGCTTTTTGTATAAGGGTGCTTCTTGTGTCTCAACACAAATGATATAGATGCCGGGAGGAAGACCCGGGTATATTATGATTTCGCCGCCCTTGCTGTACGCAGAAATTTTTTTTAGCAGGGTGCCGGTTGTATTTATAACACTTATTTCGAGCTTCCCGGTATGATCTTTCCCGGGAATAATTGTCAGATTTCCGTTTCTGAGGGGATTCGGGTATACTCTGAAGTCGGAACGGTGTATCATGTCAGACATTGTGGCGGGAGATACCGTAACCTCGCATTCGGCCGTAAAACCCCCTTCATCTGTAACTACCCTGATAACCGTTGTTCCTTGTGCGACAGCAGTAACCAGGCCCTCCTGATCGACTGTAGCGACTTCATCATTGTCGCTATCCCAGGTAACCATGGTATTTTCAGCATAGGAAGGGTGCACTGTCGCTACAAGGGTGACGGTCTCGTCTGCGGTCATAATCAGCGCTGTATCACTGAGGCTGACACCGGTTACCGATTTGTCGAAGGTGATTATTATTCTCTTTTCACCTTCTTTCGATGGCAGAGATCTTCTTCCCCTGTCACTGTAGGCAACGGCGGTGACCAAAACGCTTGTGCCGTCATCAAGCAACGGGTTCCAGGCCAGCTTGAAATCGTTGTCACTGTCAGAGCTTTCACCAATATACCGCCAGTCATAATAGTATTTAACCCTGCGGGTATTTTCAGAAGCATTTGCCGTGAGCAGTGAACCCGGCTCAAATTCATGTCCGTTTTCCAGGTTCAGCGACACTTCAGGCCTGGGTGACAAGGTGTATGGTGCATCTGATGTATTTGCCATCGCATTGATGTATCCCATGGCAAAGATCATGTGGTTCATCTGCTGATGAACCGTGAACTCGCCCCCCTGGATGCTGTAACGGTTCTGGAACTTCTGCTCCGCTCCGGGCCAGGCACTGGGAGGGTCGGCAGCAGTAGGGTAGGCGGCCTGGCGCGAAAAGTATTCAGCGTATTTGGATTGTGTGAACCAGTAATCACTTGCAAGTCCGGTAGCCCCGAAATAACTTGTTTGCCCTATATAATTTTCGGGTGTGTATACCATGTTGTTCTTGTTGCTTACCAGGTATGCGTTGGGCTGGAATATCCACTGGTCTGATCTTTCACCCAGCCCGGACAGGTAGGTCATATTGAGCTGGTTGCCTCCAAGCACGTAACTGACCGCATGCTGCATGGCCTCAAGGTACCGTGCTTCACCGGTCAGCCGGTGCGCGGCGGCGAGCACTGTCAGCCGGGGCGTGTTGAAACCTCCAAGCTGCAAAAACTGGTAATACTCCATCCCGTTCCTGAAGCCGTTGGAGAAAATGTCACCTGCCTTTGAATCAGCACGTGTTTGTATATTATTCCTGCAGCTATTCTGCAGTTCACTATCCAGATTGGGATGATCATCAGGCAATATTGCATGCTGCATGGCTGCAATTGCCCATAGATTGACACCCGCCCATTCTCCCTGTGTTTTATCGGGCTCCCATGTCCAGTAATCCCTGAATACATCCTGGTATTCAGGATCAGCCGTGGCCCTGTACAGTACCGCTGCGGCATAACCCTGTGCGCGACGCTCACCGTCAGACCCGCTGCCATTGGCATTGGCCCAGTCGTATGATTCAAGGGCCTCGGTCATCCACTCTTCATATTCGGGGTGATTACCGGTGCCTCCTTTAAGCTTATGCAGCCGGTTCAGGTTAATGGCATAATATGCGGCATTGCCAGCGTACAGGAATGTCGCTTCAGGGTTGTTGCCCGATATGTACCACTCACGGGTATCCATCCATGAAGTGATGGCATTACCGGAAGGAATAGCATCCCTTCCCACGTAACCGGGCACACCGCCCGTACCCCCGTATTCCTTGAGAACATGCCTGGCCCGGCGGTTATAATCGAGCAGCCACACTGCCTCATCAAGGAGATCAGGCCTGCCGCTTTTCCCCTCTTCAATCCATTCACCCTCTTCATGCAGCTTGTAGCGGTTGCCAACATCACCGTCATGAAAGCCTTCCGGAGCCAGGTCGTAGAGGAGGAGAAGGTGGGCCGGCACCCTGTTGTGATGGGTATACCCGTCCCAGTCCCCCGCATCATAATAGTGCCCCCATACCCCGTGTACCTGCGGGGATTCAGTATTGAATTCCGAGACATCGTATCCCTGTCCGTGCCATTCGGGGTCAAATCTCCAGACAATGTCGTCGGGATGATGCCCCCTTGGCCTTATTGAGTCGGGCTCGACCTCAACAACGATGCCCTGTCTCTGCCAGAACAGCCCTTTCATGGCATAGTAATACGCTTCGCGGGTGATATCGTTGCCAATTTCAAAAGGGAAGGAGCATCCTATCCCGTCAACCGCCACCACATACTCGCCCGGGGCCGTGAGCCCGCTGAAATCACACTCCCAAACATCGGCGTTGGTGTAATTTCCGGAGGGGAAATCAGCGCTGGCGGTCTCCCTGGTGCTTTTACTCATTCTTTTGGCTATGGTGCCGGTATAAACCGTTTCGCCGGTAGCATAATCGATTACCCTGAATTCATTGCCTGCCTTGTC is a genomic window containing:
- a CDS encoding T9SS C-terminal target domain-containing protein, encoding DKAGNEFRVIDYATGETVYTGTIAKRMSKSTRETASADFPSGNYTNADVWECDFSGLTAPGEYVVAVDGIGCSFPFEIGNDITREAYYYAMKGLFWQRQGIVVEVEPDSIRPRGHHPDDIVWRFDPEWHGQGYDVSEFNTESPQVHGVWGHYYDAGDWDGYTHHNRVPAHLLLLYDLAPEGFHDGDVGNRYKLHEEGEWIEEGKSGRPDLLDEAVWLLDYNRRARHVLKEYGGTGGVPGYVGRDAIPSGNAITSWMDTREWYISGNNPEATFLYAGNAAYYAINLNRLHKLKGGTGNHPEYEEWMTEALESYDWANANGSGSDGERRAQGYAAAVLYRATADPEYQDVFRDYWTWEPDKTQGEWAGVNLWAIAAMQHAILPDDHPNLDSELQNSCRNNIQTRADSKAGDIFSNGFRNGMEYYQFLQLGGFNTPRLTVLAAAHRLTGEARYLEAMQHAVSYVLGGNQLNMTYLSGLGERSDQWIFQPNAYLVSNKNNMVYTPENYIGQTSYFGATGLASDYWFTQSKYAEYFSRQAAYPTAADPPSAWPGAEQKFQNRYSIQGGEFTVHQQMNHMIFAMGYINAMANTSDAPYTLSPRPEVSLNLENGHEFEPGSLLTANASENTRRVKYYYDWRYIGESSDSDNDFKLAWNPLLDDGTSVLVTAVAYSDRGRRSLPSKEGEKRIIITFDKSVTGVSLSDTALIMTADETVTLVATVHPSYAENTMVTWDSDNDEVATVDQEGLVTAVAQGTTVIRVVTDEGGFTAECEVTVSPATMSDMIHRSDFRVYPNPLRNGNLTIIPGKDHTGKLEISVINTTGTLLKKISAYSKGGEIIIYPGLPPGIYIICVETQEAPLYKKLQVL